In Shewanella sp. GD04112, the sequence CCACCCACAGGGCCGAGTAAGTACAAAATTTGCTTCGATTCCTCTAAGCCTTGGGCCGAGTGTTTTAGGTAGGCAACGATTTGTTCAATCGCATCTTCCATACCGTAAAAGTCTTTAAAGGCGGGATAGCGTGAGATGAGACGATTCGAAAAGATACGGCTTAGGGTTGGATTTTTCGCGGTATCAATAATTTCGGCTTCGCCGATGGCAAGCAGTAATCGCTCGGACGCTGACATATAAGCACTGCGATCTTCTTTGCAGATATCGAGGTATTCTTGCAAAGTGTATTCTTCATCGAGTTTTTGTTCGTAGCGCTTTTGGTAATGCTCGAAAATGCCCATATAAACCCCCTGAAACGCCAGTGATGTCATGGATGGAGAACTGATTTTTCAGCTTCCTACACTAATCTTAGACACAAACTTGCCAGCTGTGTCAAAAAAATATCAAATAAAAACAATAACAAATGATTGCAATTGCAATTATTGCACTTGTAGCGATTGGGCGGTGTTAGGCAAAAGGTGCGAGGTGAGTGATTTGTGAGGTCATAAAAAAAGAGCCACTTGGGCTCTTTTTCGAAATGATTTAGCAGCGATTAACCAGCGAAGTTTTGGTTCACGAAGTCCCAGTTAACTAATTGCCAGAAGTGGGCTAAGTAGTCAGGACGTACGTTGCGGTAATCGATGTAGTAAGCGTGTTCCCACACGTCAACAGTCAGGATTGGTGTTACAGTGCTGTCAGTCAGAGGGGTTGCAGCATTGCTAGTGTTAACAATAGCAACAGTGCCATCGGCTTTTTTCACTAACCAAGTCCAAGCGCTACCAAAGTTGTTTACCGCAGAATCGGTAAATTGTGCTTTGAATGCGTCGAATGAACCGAATGCAGCATTGATTGCATCAGCCACAGGACCTGTTGGCTCACCGCCAGCGTTAGGCGCTAAGCAGTTCCAGTAGAAAGTGTGGTTCCAAACTTGAGCTGCGTTGTTAAATACGCCACCAGTAGAAGTCTTGATGATTTCTTCTAAAGATTTACCTGCGAAATCGGTTCCTTCGATCAAACCGTTTAGCTTAACAACGTAGGTGTTGTGATGCTTGCCGTAGTGGTATTCAATGGTTTCTTGAGAAATGTGTGGTTCTAGTGCGTTCTTTGCATATGGTAATGCGGGTAATTCGAAAGCCA encodes:
- the sodB gene encoding superoxide dismutase [Fe] yields the protein MAFELPALPYAKNALEPHISQETIEYHYGKHHNTYVVKLNGLIEGTDFAGKSLEEIIKTSTGGVFNNAAQVWNHTFYWNCLAPNAGGEPTGPVADAINAAFGSFDAFKAQFTDSAVNNFGSAWTWLVKKADGTVAIVNTSNAATPLTDSTVTPILTVDVWEHAYYIDYRNVRPDYLAHFWQLVNWDFVNQNFAG